In one Streptomyces sp. T12 genomic region, the following are encoded:
- a CDS encoding LysR family transcriptional regulator has protein sequence MDWTSSQLRSLVELTRRGTITAVAQALGYTPGGVSQQIAALEKATGMELLRRVGRRVELTDAGRTLALHAERILSTEAEAVEALERSRGEISGVLRVGLFATAAAEILPLALRRVNETHPGLDVHSRDMDVDEVYDAVASGAVDLALGLDYPDVPIPRDPALRVTQLYRERFALAVPTGSMAGVEEISLADTQHLRWILPWADSYYGRAVRTACRRAGVEPDVRHEVIDTAATLALVEAGIGVSTVTDLMLRLRASRFDVVRLRETVERHIVVVFRSSAERRPTVAALLDVLRAVAESRRDTSG, from the coding sequence ATGGACTGGACGAGTTCCCAGCTGCGTTCCCTGGTCGAACTGACCCGGCGCGGCACCATCACCGCGGTCGCCCAGGCCCTCGGGTACACCCCCGGCGGGGTCTCGCAGCAGATCGCCGCGCTGGAGAAGGCCACCGGCATGGAGCTGCTGCGGCGGGTGGGCCGGCGGGTCGAGCTGACCGACGCCGGGAGGACGCTGGCCCTGCACGCCGAGCGGATCCTGTCCACGGAGGCCGAGGCCGTGGAGGCACTGGAGCGCAGCCGCGGCGAAATCTCCGGGGTGCTGCGGGTCGGTCTGTTCGCCACGGCCGCCGCCGAGATCCTGCCGCTCGCCCTGCGGCGCGTTAACGAGACCCATCCCGGGCTCGACGTGCACAGCCGCGACATGGACGTCGACGAGGTGTACGACGCCGTCGCCTCCGGCGCCGTGGACCTGGCTCTCGGCCTGGACTACCCCGACGTACCCATCCCGCGCGACCCCGCCCTGCGGGTGACGCAGCTGTACCGGGAGCGGTTCGCCCTCGCCGTGCCCACCGGGTCGATGGCCGGCGTCGAGGAGATCTCCCTGGCCGACACCCAGCACCTGCGCTGGATCCTGCCGTGGGCCGACAGCTACTACGGCCGTGCCGTGCGCACCGCCTGCCGGCGGGCGGGCGTCGAGCCGGACGTACGGCATGAGGTGATCGACACCGCGGCCACCCTGGCGCTGGTCGAGGCGGGCATCGGGGTGAGCACGGTGACGGATCTGATGCTCAGGCTGCGCGCCTCGCGCTTCGACGTGGTGCGGCTGCGCGAGACGGTCGAGCGGCACATCGTCGTGGTGTTCCGCTCCTCCGCTGAGCGCCGGCCGACGGTGGCGGCGCTCCTCGACGTGCTGCGGGCGGTGGCCGAATCCCGGCGTGACACCTCGGGGTAG
- a CDS encoding amino acid permease, with translation MVRTLGLLQLTMIGIGAIIGAGIFSLAAAVAKEDAGPAVLISFLVAGAASLCAAFAYAEFAGMVPKAGSSYTYCAAVLGELVGWIVGWDLLLEYTAIVAVVAIGMSGYLGFLLNAVGIDLPTWAMGAPGTGDGHKVDLLAIVICLGVAWLLTRGTRTSARVETVLTIVKIAIVLLVIVVGFTKINADNLSPFAPFGLNGAFTGAATVFFAVFGYDALSTAAEESVEARKKLPKAMMISLAVSMGLYVLVCIVLTGIQHYSDLNPNSGISSAFASVGLNGFANVIAVGAVIGIVTVTFSFMMGASRLWYALSRDGLMPAWFGAIHPKRKVPHRATWVIGVVSAVLAGVLPINAVAELTNIGVLLAFVVVSAAVLVLRYRKPDLKRGFRCPGMPFVPILGMVFSVWLMSFLEWETWFRLGIWLVVGLVIYAAYGYRRTRQVMPGGSVDLDALNEMSDSDEPDARLAPL, from the coding sequence ATGGTGCGCACGCTCGGCCTCCTCCAGCTGACGATGATCGGCATCGGCGCCATCATCGGGGCGGGCATCTTCAGCCTCGCCGCGGCCGTGGCCAAGGAGGACGCCGGTCCGGCCGTACTCATCTCGTTCCTGGTGGCCGGGGCCGCGTCGCTGTGCGCCGCCTTCGCCTACGCCGAGTTCGCCGGGATGGTCCCGAAGGCCGGCTCGTCGTACACCTACTGCGCGGCAGTCCTCGGCGAACTCGTCGGCTGGATCGTCGGCTGGGACCTGCTCCTGGAGTACACGGCCATCGTCGCCGTCGTCGCGATCGGCATGTCCGGCTATCTCGGCTTCTTGTTGAACGCGGTCGGCATCGACCTGCCGACCTGGGCCATGGGCGCCCCCGGCACCGGAGACGGGCACAAGGTCGACCTGCTCGCCATCGTGATCTGCCTCGGGGTGGCCTGGCTGCTGACCCGCGGCACTCGCACCTCGGCCCGGGTGGAGACGGTGCTGACCATCGTCAAGATCGCCATCGTGCTGCTCGTCATCGTGGTCGGCTTCACCAAGATCAACGCCGACAACCTGTCCCCCTTCGCGCCCTTCGGTCTCAACGGGGCGTTCACCGGGGCGGCGACGGTCTTCTTCGCGGTCTTCGGCTACGACGCGCTCAGCACCGCCGCAGAGGAGTCGGTGGAGGCGCGGAAGAAGCTGCCGAAGGCGATGATGATCTCGCTGGCGGTCTCCATGGGCCTCTACGTCCTGGTCTGCATCGTGCTCACCGGCATCCAGCACTACAGCGATCTCAACCCGAACAGCGGCATCTCCAGCGCTTTCGCGAGCGTCGGGCTGAACGGGTTCGCCAACGTCATCGCCGTCGGCGCCGTCATCGGCATCGTCACCGTGACCTTCTCCTTCATGATGGGCGCCTCCCGCCTGTGGTACGCCCTCAGCCGGGACGGCCTGATGCCGGCCTGGTTCGGTGCCATCCACCCCAAGCGCAAGGTCCCGCACCGCGCGACCTGGGTCATCGGCGTCGTGTCCGCGGTGCTGGCGGGCGTGCTGCCCATCAACGCCGTGGCCGAACTCACCAACATCGGCGTCCTGTTGGCCTTCGTGGTCGTCTCCGCGGCCGTCCTGGTCCTGCGCTACAGGAAGCCGGACCTCAAGCGCGGCTTCCGCTGTCCGGGCATGCCGTTCGTGCCGATCCTCGGCATGGTCTTCTCCGTCTGGCTGATGTCGTTCCTGGAGTGGGAGACCTGGTTCCGGCTGGGCATCTGGCTGGTCGTGGGCCTGGTCATCTACGCCGCCTACGGCTACCGGCGTACGCGCCAGGTCATGCCGGGCGGGTCGGTGGACCTCGACGCGCTCAATGAGATGTCGGACTCGGACGAACCGGATGCGCGGCTCGCGCCCCTTTAG